The Aminithiophilus ramosus genome contains a region encoding:
- a CDS encoding L-serine ammonia-lyase, iron-sulfur-dependent, subunit alpha, translating into MKRVSILNHVIGPIMRGPSSSHTAGPHRIGRIARDLLGEKPLRADFFFHPSSSLAVCYHDQGSDLAFVTGLLERELTDGAFHVMFDEARAEGLELSFSLEPFDEADHPNSALIRLGGTGGASVTLHARSVGGGSIEIASVDGFPLCLVGDSHELLVEVEKGFEAAALERLTAWDAKAERIEGATSTLLHGSSCREPGESLLESLRKDPGLRNLRRARPVMHPLCGDPLFADTAELLALADGEGWSLAEAALAYEGRLLGLSREELMQAMDRRLAVMIESVRQGLEERPAMRLLEPTAAKLFAAERGGKTFLGGPHVRAAARALAAMHANGGSAVVCAAPTGGSAGVIPAVATTLMEDLGLSREATVKALWAAGAVGLALDRRSTFAAEVCGCQVEIGAAGAMGAAAVVEAAGGSASQACDAAATVFQNVMGSVCDLVQGIVEIPCHSRNAALASQAFLCADMILGGYENPVPLDETIDAVDSTGRMLPEELRCTARGGLALCPSARAMRRRP; encoded by the coding sequence GTGAAGCGCGTCAGCATCCTGAACCACGTCATCGGCCCCATCATGCGGGGCCCCTCCAGCTCCCACACGGCCGGCCCCCACCGCATCGGCCGCATCGCCCGCGATCTTCTGGGCGAAAAACCCCTTCGGGCCGATTTCTTCTTCCACCCCTCGAGCTCCCTGGCCGTCTGCTACCACGATCAGGGAAGCGACCTGGCCTTCGTCACGGGGCTGCTGGAGCGGGAACTGACCGACGGGGCCTTTCACGTCATGTTCGACGAGGCCCGGGCCGAAGGTCTGGAACTCTCCTTTTCGCTGGAGCCCTTCGACGAGGCCGACCACCCCAACAGCGCCCTCATCCGCCTCGGCGGAACGGGAGGGGCCTCGGTGACGCTCCACGCGCGCTCCGTCGGCGGCGGCTCCATCGAGATCGCCTCCGTCGACGGCTTCCCCCTATGCCTCGTCGGAGACAGCCACGAGCTCCTCGTCGAGGTCGAGAAGGGCTTCGAGGCCGCCGCTCTGGAGAGACTCACCGCCTGGGACGCCAAGGCCGAGAGGATCGAGGGGGCGACGTCGACGCTCCTTCACGGCTCCTCCTGTCGCGAACCGGGGGAATCCCTGCTGGAGAGCCTCCGAAAAGACCCGGGGCTGCGCAACCTCCGCCGCGCCCGTCCCGTCATGCATCCCCTCTGCGGAGACCCTCTCTTCGCCGACACGGCCGAACTTCTCGCCCTGGCCGACGGAGAGGGATGGAGCCTGGCCGAGGCGGCCCTGGCCTACGAGGGACGCCTTCTTGGCCTCTCGCGTGAGGAGCTCATGCAGGCGATGGACCGACGCCTTGCGGTCATGATCGAATCGGTCCGCCAGGGGCTGGAGGAGAGGCCCGCCATGAGGCTTCTCGAGCCCACGGCCGCCAAGCTCTTCGCCGCCGAAAGGGGGGGAAAGACCTTCCTGGGAGGCCCCCATGTCCGGGCCGCCGCACGGGCCCTGGCGGCCATGCACGCCAACGGCGGCAGCGCCGTCGTCTGCGCCGCCCCGACGGGAGGCTCGGCAGGCGTCATCCCCGCCGTGGCGACGACCCTCATGGAGGATCTCGGCCTATCGCGGGAGGCGACGGTGAAGGCCCTCTGGGCTGCGGGAGCCGTCGGCCTGGCCCTCGACCGGAGGAGCACCTTCGCCGCCGAAGTCTGCGGCTGCCAGGTCGAAATCGGCGCGGCCGGCGCCATGGGCGCCGCCGCCGTCGTCGAAGCCGCCGGCGGAAGCGCCTCTCAGGCCTGCGACGCCGCCGCCACCGTCTTCCAGAACGTCATGGGCTCCGTCTGCGATCTCGTCCAGGGCATCGTCGAGATTCCCTGCCACAGCCGCAACGCCGCCCTGGCCTCACAGGCCTTCCTCTGCGCCGACATGATTCTCGGCGGCTACGAGAATCCCGTCCCCCTCGACGAGACGATCGACGCCGTCGATTCGACGGGACGGATGCTCCCCGAGGAACTGCGCTGCACCGCCCGCGGGGGGCTGGCCCTCTGCCCCTCTGCCAGAGCCATGAGACGCCGCCCTTAA
- a CDS encoding efflux RND transporter periplasmic adaptor subunit, translated as MNVTKRQMIAAAVLAAALGFFLTLGGRETPQETTKAARPVKTVVVGVGEGGTLRTFPARVQANQRVDLAFRVSGPLVELPASKGKPVAEGELLARIDPRDFDIRLANTRSALDNAKAQLSAMRAGARKEDIAVLQAQLSSAKARLAEAQSQFSRYEALYRDGAVSAAEYDRVKSNYEVAKAQVDQAAQDLRKGQSGSRPEDIQAMESTIRGLQSQVDASQAALKDTELRAPFSGVVADRYVDNFQMVRADSPVVTLQDLDAIELVIALPERDLARARAIGKPRIRARFDALEGRTYAVALKEVSTQTDPQTQAYSVSFVMAKPKELLLLPGMTAEILIDLEGGGSDATLFAIPPSALMADGGESQSVWKVDEAALTVHRTAVTAEGYKGESVLVRGLSAGDRIVTAGVNLLSEGDVITLFDESN; from the coding sequence ATGAACGTGACGAAGAGACAGATGATCGCCGCGGCGGTCCTCGCCGCCGCCCTGGGGTTTTTCCTCACCCTCGGGGGGCGCGAGACGCCTCAGGAGACGACGAAGGCCGCCCGCCCCGTCAAGACCGTCGTCGTCGGCGTCGGCGAAGGAGGTACCCTGAGGACCTTCCCGGCCCGGGTCCAGGCCAACCAGCGCGTCGATCTGGCCTTCCGCGTCTCCGGTCCTCTCGTCGAACTGCCCGCCTCGAAGGGCAAGCCCGTCGCGGAAGGCGAGCTGCTGGCCCGCATCGATCCCCGCGACTTCGACATACGCCTGGCCAACACCCGAAGCGCCCTCGACAACGCCAAGGCTCAGCTTTCGGCCATGAGGGCCGGCGCCCGCAAGGAGGACATCGCCGTCCTCCAGGCCCAGCTCTCGTCGGCCAAGGCCCGGCTTGCCGAGGCCCAGTCCCAGTTCAGCCGCTACGAGGCCCTCTACCGCGACGGAGCCGTATCGGCCGCCGAGTACGACCGGGTCAAGTCGAACTACGAGGTCGCCAAGGCCCAGGTGGACCAGGCCGCCCAGGATCTGCGCAAGGGGCAGTCCGGCTCCCGCCCCGAGGACATCCAGGCCATGGAATCGACGATCCGAGGCCTCCAGTCCCAGGTCGACGCCTCCCAGGCGGCCCTGAAGGACACCGAGCTTCGGGCTCCCTTCTCGGGCGTCGTGGCCGATCGCTACGTCGACAACTTCCAGATGGTCCGGGCCGACTCGCCCGTCGTGACCCTCCAGGATCTGGACGCCATCGAGCTCGTCATCGCCCTTCCCGAGAGGGACCTGGCCCGGGCACGGGCCATCGGCAAGCCCCGCATCCGGGCCCGCTTCGACGCCCTCGAGGGACGGACCTACGCCGTGGCCCTCAAGGAAGTCTCCACTCAGACCGACCCCCAGACCCAGGCCTACAGCGTCTCCTTCGTCATGGCCAAGCCGAAGGAGCTCCTCCTCCTGCCGGGGATGACGGCCGAGATCCTCATCGATCTCGAAGGCGGAGGCAGCGACGCCACGCTCTTCGCCATCCCCCCTTCGGCTCTGATGGCCGACGGCGGCGAGAGCCAGTCGGTCTGGAAAGTCGACGAGGCGGCTCTCACCGTCCATCGCACCGCCGTCACGGCCGAGGGCTACAAGGGCGAGAGCGTCCTCGTCCGGGGGCTCTCGGCGGGCGACCGCATCGTCACGGCCGGAGTGAACCTCCTCTCCGAGGGCGACGTCATCACCCTCTTCGACGAATCGAACTGA
- a CDS encoding efflux RND transporter permease subunit: MNIASFAIRKKTVTLFLTVLMVVGGILAYGRLGKLEDPEFTIKTAVVVTTYPGATPREVEEEVTDAVETAVQQLGQVKRVRSISQEGMSTVYVDIKDTYTAQDLPQIWDELRRKVNDGQRNLPPGAGPSLVNDDYGAVYGVYFALTGEGYSLEELRRTADFLRKELLLVDGVARVEIGGIQKEGVFVEIARATLAQLGIPLNQIVQSLQAQNLVVSTGKVDVGAERLRIDPTGAFTSVEQIGGLLLRGSTGNLIRLDDIAVISREPVTPSQSLMRFDGRPAIGLGVANVAGGNVITMGEAVKKRLAELEGQIPLGMDLGLIYYQSDTVQASIDNFVVNLIEAVVIVIALLLVFMGLRTGLLIGVILLLTILATFVAMKTMAIDLQSISLGALIIALGMLVDNAIVVADGMLVRIETGQDGEQAAAAVVSQTQLPLLGATFIAILAFAPIGLSPDSTGEFCRSLFLVVAISLSLSWILAVTVTPLLGVMTLRSSPAMEGKDPYGGRLYDLYRSVLLFCLRRRAATVAVTMGLLALAFFGFGRVPQTFFPDSSSPQFSMDFWWPQGTRIEETSDQIRRVETFLLEQPETESVTTFVGQGALRFILNYTPGDPGSNYAQIIVKTRDAAFTRPLMEKVRTAAQRDLPDVEPRIKAFAKGTSSGAKVQVRLVGSDNDVLRRLGEEARGLMIADGRTVNIRNDWENRVKVIRPVIDEARARQAGLSRPDIAGALELAFGGTRSGLYREGDRLIPIIARFPAAERDNVETLPDTPVWSPLVGRYIALSQVTERLATVAEDPVIRRRDRMKTLTVECDAGDGDANALLERLRPRVEGLSLPQGYRMEWGGEYESSRDAQKGLMGMIPLGFLAIVVILVVLFNGLRETGLILLCLPLSLIGMTAGLLLMGQPFSFMALLGFLSLAGMLIKNAIVLLDQFNLEIGQGKPPFQAIVDSSVSRTRPVLMAALTTVLGMIPLYFDALFASMAVTIMFGLSFATVLTLLVVPVLYVLFFRIKEENA, from the coding sequence ATGAACATCGCCTCCTTCGCCATCAGAAAAAAGACGGTCACCCTCTTCCTGACGGTCCTCATGGTCGTCGGCGGCATTCTGGCCTACGGCCGCCTGGGCAAGCTCGAGGACCCCGAATTCACCATCAAGACGGCCGTCGTCGTCACCACCTATCCCGGCGCCACCCCTCGCGAGGTGGAGGAAGAGGTCACCGACGCCGTCGAGACGGCCGTCCAGCAGCTGGGCCAGGTCAAGCGGGTCCGCTCCATCTCTCAGGAGGGCATGTCGACGGTCTACGTCGACATCAAGGACACCTACACGGCCCAGGACCTCCCCCAGATCTGGGACGAGCTGCGTCGCAAAGTCAACGACGGGCAGAGGAACCTCCCGCCCGGAGCGGGCCCCTCTCTGGTCAACGACGACTACGGAGCCGTCTACGGCGTCTACTTCGCCCTCACCGGCGAGGGGTACTCCCTGGAGGAGCTCCGCCGGACGGCCGACTTCCTGCGCAAGGAGCTCCTCCTCGTCGACGGCGTCGCCCGCGTCGAGATCGGAGGCATCCAGAAAGAGGGCGTCTTCGTCGAGATCGCACGGGCCACCCTGGCCCAGCTCGGCATCCCCCTGAACCAGATCGTCCAGAGCCTTCAGGCCCAGAACCTCGTCGTCTCGACGGGCAAAGTCGACGTCGGGGCCGAGCGCCTCCGCATCGATCCCACGGGGGCCTTCACCTCCGTCGAGCAGATCGGCGGCCTCCTCCTCCGGGGCTCCACGGGAAACCTCATCCGCCTCGACGACATCGCCGTCATCAGCCGCGAACCCGTCACGCCCTCCCAGTCCCTCATGCGCTTCGACGGCAGACCCGCCATCGGCCTGGGCGTGGCCAACGTGGCCGGAGGCAACGTCATCACCATGGGAGAGGCCGTCAAGAAACGCCTGGCCGAACTGGAGGGGCAGATCCCCCTGGGCATGGACCTGGGCCTCATCTACTACCAGTCCGACACGGTCCAGGCGTCGATCGACAACTTCGTCGTCAACCTCATCGAGGCCGTCGTCATCGTCATCGCCCTCCTCCTCGTCTTCATGGGCCTCCGGACGGGCCTCCTCATCGGCGTCATCCTCCTGCTGACGATCCTGGCCACCTTCGTCGCCATGAAGACCATGGCCATCGACCTCCAGAGCATCTCTCTGGGAGCCCTCATCATCGCCCTGGGCATGCTCGTCGACAACGCCATCGTCGTCGCCGACGGCATGCTCGTCCGCATCGAGACGGGTCAGGACGGGGAACAGGCCGCGGCGGCCGTCGTGAGCCAGACCCAGCTGCCCCTCCTGGGCGCCACCTTCATCGCCATCCTGGCCTTCGCTCCCATCGGACTCTCGCCGGATTCGACGGGCGAGTTCTGCCGGAGCCTCTTCCTCGTCGTCGCCATCTCTCTCTCTTTGAGCTGGATTCTGGCCGTCACCGTCACCCCCCTTCTGGGCGTCATGACCCTCCGGTCCTCGCCGGCCATGGAGGGCAAGGATCCCTACGGCGGCAGGCTCTACGACCTCTACCGCTCCGTCCTCCTTTTCTGCCTGAGGAGACGGGCCGCCACCGTCGCCGTGACCATGGGACTTCTGGCGCTGGCCTTTTTCGGCTTCGGCCGCGTCCCTCAGACCTTCTTCCCCGACTCGTCCAGCCCCCAGTTCTCCATGGACTTCTGGTGGCCCCAGGGGACGCGCATCGAGGAGACGTCCGATCAGATCCGGCGCGTCGAGACCTTTCTCCTCGAACAGCCCGAGACGGAGTCGGTGACGACCTTCGTCGGCCAGGGAGCGCTCCGCTTCATCCTCAACTACACGCCGGGCGACCCGGGCAGCAACTACGCCCAGATCATCGTCAAGACCCGCGACGCCGCCTTCACCCGTCCCCTCATGGAGAAGGTCCGCACGGCCGCCCAAAGGGACCTGCCCGACGTGGAGCCGCGCATCAAGGCCTTCGCCAAGGGAACGTCGAGCGGAGCCAAGGTCCAGGTCCGCCTCGTCGGATCCGACAACGACGTCCTCCGCCGACTGGGCGAGGAGGCCCGGGGCCTCATGATCGCCGACGGCAGGACCGTCAACATCCGCAACGACTGGGAAAACCGCGTCAAGGTCATCCGCCCCGTCATCGACGAGGCCCGGGCCCGCCAGGCGGGCCTGAGCCGGCCCGACATCGCCGGAGCCCTCGAACTGGCCTTCGGCGGCACCCGGTCGGGACTCTACCGCGAGGGCGACCGCCTGATCCCCATCATCGCCCGCTTTCCCGCCGCCGAGCGGGACAACGTCGAGACCCTGCCCGACACGCCCGTCTGGAGCCCCCTCGTGGGACGCTACATCGCCCTCAGCCAGGTCACGGAGCGACTGGCCACCGTCGCCGAAGATCCCGTCATCCGCCGCAGGGACCGGATGAAGACCCTCACCGTCGAGTGCGACGCCGGGGACGGCGACGCCAACGCCCTCCTCGAGCGCCTCCGCCCCCGCGTCGAGGGGCTCTCCCTTCCCCAGGGCTACCGCATGGAGTGGGGCGGCGAATACGAGAGCTCCCGAGACGCCCAGAAGGGGCTCATGGGGATGATCCCCCTGGGCTTTCTGGCCATCGTCGTCATCCTCGTCGTCCTCTTCAACGGCCTCAGGGAGACGGGGCTCATCCTCCTCTGCCTTCCCCTCTCCCTCATCGGCATGACGGCGGGACTCCTCCTCATGGGCCAGCCCTTCAGCTTCATGGCCCTCCTGGGCTTCCTCAGTCTGGCCGGCATGCTCATCAAGAACGCCATCGTCCTCCTGGACCAGTTCAATCTCGAGATCGGCCAGGGCAAGCCGCCCTTCCAGGCCATCGTCGACTCCTCCGTGAGCCGGACCCGGCCCGTCCTCATGGCGGCCCTGACGACGGTCCTGGGCATGATTCCTCTCTACTTCGACGCCCTCTTCGCCTCCATGGCCGTGACGATCATGTTCGGCCTCTCCTTCGCCACGGTCCTGACGCTCCTCGTCGTCCCCGTCCTCTACGTCCTCTTCTTCCGCATCAAGGAGGAGAATGCCTGA
- the hypD gene encoding trans-4-hydroxy-L-proline dehydratase yields MTDMNERVRRLRRKSFEAQPRISVERALIETEFYRENYGKYPLPVLRGLNFKNLCEKQTLYIGEDELIVAERGPAPKTVSTFPELTCHSAEDLQILNSREMARYLVDEADIKAYEEKVIPYWRGRSMRDRAFAHIPQEWKDLYEAGVFTEFMEQRAPGHTTLDGKIYQKGMLDFKADIEKSRAALDWHNDPEATAKDEELQGMAHSCDAIMIFARRHAELAEKMAAEESDPVRRAELERIAANCRWVPAHAPRDFWEAIQMYWFVHLGTIMELNGWDAMNPGHFDQHLTPFYERGIADGTLDREKAKELLSCFWIKVNNQTAPPKVGVTAKESGTYNDFTNINLAGLKRDGSDGSSEVTYLILEVGDELHLLQPQFNVQVSRKTPDRVLKAAAKVIRKGYGYPSIFNADEVVMEQVLKGKTVEDAREGGTSGCIETGCFGKEAYILTGYLNVPKIFELTLNDGVDPLTGKRIAPATGDATAFKSFEELYEAFEKQLKYAVDWKLRVNNFLEQMYATYAPATFLSVVMSDCIEKGRDYYNGGPRYNTNYIQCCGIGTVTDSLSVIKKHIFEEQSLTMEKLLEVLAKDFEGEEALRQKFMNKTPFFGNDDDYADSLAKRVWNSLTGEINGRPNTKGSRYYMDGLSTTCHVYFGKMLGATPNGRLAHLPESDGTSPSHGADRKGPTAVVKSLGKLDQVNSGGTLLNQRFLPQVLADDTGLDNLVHLVRTYFSLDGHHIQFNIVDTATLERAQADPDSYRDLLVRVAGYSDYFVDLDIFHQNEIISRTAQESF; encoded by the coding sequence ATGACGGACATGAACGAACGCGTCAGAAGGTTGAGAAGAAAGAGTTTCGAGGCCCAGCCCCGCATCTCCGTCGAGAGGGCTCTTATCGAGACGGAGTTCTACCGCGAGAATTACGGCAAATACCCTCTCCCCGTGCTGAGAGGCCTCAATTTCAAGAACCTCTGCGAGAAGCAGACCCTCTACATCGGAGAGGACGAGCTCATCGTCGCCGAGCGGGGACCGGCTCCCAAGACGGTCTCGACCTTTCCCGAGCTGACCTGTCATTCCGCCGAAGACCTTCAGATCCTCAACTCGCGCGAGATGGCCCGCTACCTCGTCGACGAAGCCGACATCAAAGCCTACGAGGAGAAGGTCATCCCCTACTGGCGGGGCCGGAGCATGCGGGACCGGGCCTTCGCCCACATCCCCCAGGAGTGGAAGGACCTCTACGAGGCCGGCGTCTTCACCGAGTTCATGGAGCAGCGCGCTCCGGGCCACACCACCCTGGACGGCAAGATCTACCAGAAGGGCATGCTCGACTTCAAGGCCGACATCGAGAAGTCCCGAGCCGCCCTGGACTGGCACAACGACCCCGAGGCCACGGCCAAGGACGAGGAGCTTCAGGGCATGGCCCACTCCTGCGACGCCATCATGATCTTCGCCCGCCGCCATGCCGAGCTGGCCGAGAAGATGGCCGCCGAGGAGAGCGACCCCGTCCGCAGGGCCGAGCTGGAGCGGATCGCCGCCAACTGCCGCTGGGTTCCCGCCCATGCCCCCCGCGACTTCTGGGAGGCCATCCAGATGTACTGGTTCGTCCACCTCGGAACGATCATGGAGCTCAACGGCTGGGACGCCATGAACCCGGGCCATTTCGACCAGCACCTGACCCCCTTCTACGAGAGGGGCATCGCCGACGGCACTCTGGACCGGGAGAAGGCCAAGGAGCTCCTCTCCTGCTTCTGGATCAAGGTCAACAACCAGACGGCCCCTCCCAAGGTGGGCGTCACGGCCAAGGAGAGCGGGACCTACAACGACTTCACCAACATCAACCTGGCCGGGCTGAAGCGAGACGGCTCCGACGGCAGCAGCGAGGTGACCTACCTCATCCTCGAGGTGGGCGACGAGCTTCATCTCCTTCAGCCCCAGTTCAACGTCCAGGTGAGCCGCAAGACGCCCGACCGGGTCCTCAAGGCCGCGGCCAAGGTGATCCGCAAGGGTTACGGCTACCCCTCGATCTTCAACGCCGACGAGGTCGTCATGGAGCAGGTCCTCAAGGGCAAGACCGTCGAGGACGCCCGCGAGGGCGGCACAAGCGGCTGCATCGAGACGGGCTGCTTCGGCAAGGAGGCCTACATCCTCACGGGCTACCTCAACGTTCCCAAGATCTTCGAGCTGACCCTCAACGACGGCGTCGATCCTCTGACGGGCAAGCGGATCGCCCCCGCCACGGGCGACGCGACGGCCTTCAAGAGCTTCGAGGAGCTCTACGAGGCCTTCGAAAAACAGCTCAAGTACGCCGTCGACTGGAAACTGCGCGTCAACAACTTCCTCGAGCAGATGTACGCCACCTATGCCCCGGCCACCTTCCTCTCCGTCGTCATGAGCGACTGCATCGAGAAGGGTCGGGACTACTACAACGGCGGCCCCCGGTACAACACCAACTACATCCAGTGCTGCGGCATCGGCACCGTCACCGACAGTCTCTCCGTCATCAAGAAACACATCTTCGAGGAGCAGAGCCTCACCATGGAGAAGCTCCTCGAGGTCCTGGCCAAGGACTTCGAGGGCGAAGAGGCCCTTCGCCAGAAGTTCATGAACAAGACGCCCTTCTTCGGCAATGACGACGACTACGCCGACTCCCTGGCCAAGCGGGTCTGGAACAGCCTGACGGGCGAGATCAACGGCAGGCCCAACACGAAGGGCTCCCGCTACTACATGGACGGCCTCTCGACGACGTGCCACGTCTACTTCGGCAAGATGCTGGGGGCCACGCCCAACGGCCGCCTCGCCCATCTGCCCGAATCGGACGGGACGTCGCCCTCGCACGGCGCCGACCGCAAGGGCCCCACGGCCGTCGTCAAGTCCCTGGGCAAGCTGGACCAGGTCAACTCGGGCGGAACCCTTCTCAATCAGCGCTTCCTGCCCCAGGTCCTGGCCGACGACACGGGCCTCGACAACCTCGTCCACCTCGTCCGGACCTACTTCAGCCTCGACGGCCATCACATCCAGTTCAACATCGTCGACACGGCCACCCTCGAGAGGGCCCAGGCCGATCCCGACAGCTACAGGGATCTGCTGGTCCGCGTCGCCGGCTACAGCGACTACTTCGTCGACCTCGACATCTTCCACCAGAACGAGATCATCAGCCGCACCGCCCAGGAGAGCTTCTAG
- the dctP gene encoding TRAP transporter substrate-binding protein DctP, with product MVLRKAFQVVPLLLALVVFMVSSAFAAPEYSFKFAGQNPADHPATAVMNQIAAEVAEKSNGRIELKVYPANQLGDYTLVFEELIRGTIEMGCISVPSQFDPRLELVYVNGFVRGYDDAKRVFAPDGWLFGKMDELISRLGVNLLGFFIEGMIGTGTTKPAVDPLNPAVAKEVLVRVPNMDVYKLAAEAMGYRTVTIPYADVYQAMQTGVCEGVNGYPVAAAYTALRDVLKHWYMTNYSLECLNIMISGKTWASMKPEDQKILQDAVSRGAAKSIEMAEEVDAKYMQMMRDYGIEVHTYTQEELTPLAEACATTWQALEKNMTKELMDEFRVNMAPGK from the coding sequence ATGGTGTTGAGGAAAGCCTTTCAGGTGGTGCCGCTTCTTCTCGCTCTCGTCGTCTTCATGGTCAGTTCCGCTTTCGCCGCTCCCGAATACAGCTTCAAGTTCGCCGGTCAGAATCCGGCCGACCATCCCGCCACGGCCGTCATGAACCAGATCGCCGCCGAGGTGGCCGAGAAGTCGAACGGCCGCATCGAACTCAAGGTCTATCCGGCCAACCAGCTCGGCGACTACACGCTGGTCTTCGAGGAGCTCATCAGGGGAACGATCGAGATGGGGTGCATCTCCGTTCCCAGCCAGTTCGACCCCCGTCTCGAGCTGGTCTACGTCAACGGCTTCGTCCGCGGCTACGATGACGCCAAGCGCGTCTTCGCCCCCGACGGCTGGCTCTTCGGCAAGATGGACGAGCTGATCAGCCGTCTCGGCGTCAACCTCCTCGGCTTCTTCATCGAGGGGATGATCGGCACGGGAACGACGAAGCCCGCCGTCGATCCCCTCAATCCCGCCGTCGCCAAGGAGGTCCTCGTCCGCGTCCCCAACATGGATGTCTACAAGCTGGCCGCCGAGGCCATGGGCTACCGGACCGTGACGATCCCCTACGCCGACGTCTACCAGGCCATGCAGACCGGCGTCTGCGAGGGCGTCAACGGCTACCCCGTCGCCGCCGCCTATACGGCCCTCCGCGACGTGCTCAAGCACTGGTACATGACCAACTACTCCCTGGAGTGCCTCAACATCATGATCAGCGGCAAGACCTGGGCCTCCATGAAGCCCGAGGACCAGAAGATCCTCCAGGACGCCGTCAGCCGCGGCGCCGCCAAGAGCATCGAGATGGCCGAAGAGGTCGACGCCAAGTACATGCAGATGATGCGCGACTACGGCATCGAGGTCCACACCTACACCCAGGAGGAGCTGACGCCTCTCGCCGAGGCCTGCGCCACCACCTGGCAGGCCCTCGAGAAGAACATGACCAAGGAGCTCATGGACGAGTTCCGCGTCAACATGGCTCCCGGCAAGTAA
- a CDS encoding helix-turn-helix transcriptional regulator: MTELSGRPCHPLLLPLLPVVKMLGATLGRDYEIVLHDVSGEEPVTVAMEHGDVTGRDMETPITDFGLKLMERERRGELDYLANYASEADDGRTLRSSVALVRDERGCLVGLLCLNYDTTRAVVIRDMAEFLTTLTPPVSAGGEIERFVGLRGDRLGDLLAEARRLRGKPLRFLSREERIDLVRWLDGKGFFRLKEAIPRLVKETGKSRYTLYGDIRFIRGEAPSVEGS; this comes from the coding sequence ATGACCGAGCTGTCGGGCCGGCCCTGCCACCCCCTTCTCCTCCCCCTCCTGCCCGTCGTCAAGATGTTGGGGGCCACTCTGGGGAGGGATTATGAGATCGTCCTCCACGACGTCTCGGGGGAAGAACCCGTCACCGTGGCCATGGAGCACGGCGACGTGACGGGCCGCGACATGGAGACGCCCATCACCGATTTCGGTCTTAAGCTCATGGAACGGGAACGACGCGGCGAGCTGGACTATCTGGCCAACTACGCCTCCGAGGCCGACGACGGCCGGACCCTGCGCTCCTCGGTGGCTCTCGTCCGCGACGAGAGGGGCTGTCTCGTCGGCCTCCTCTGTCTCAACTACGATACGACGCGGGCCGTCGTCATCCGCGATATGGCCGAGTTCCTCACGACGCTGACGCCCCCTGTCTCCGCGGGAGGCGAGATCGAGCGTTTCGTCGGTCTTCGCGGCGACCGGCTCGGCGATCTGCTGGCCGAGGCCCGTCGCCTTCGCGGGAAGCCGCTGCGCTTCCTCTCCCGCGAGGAGCGGATCGATCTGGTCCGCTGGCTCGACGGAAAGGGATTCTTCCGCCTCAAGGAGGCCATTCCCCGTCTCGTCAAGGAGACGGGCAAGAGCCGCTACACCCTCTACGGCGATATCCGCTTCATCCGAGGAGAGGCTCCCTCCGTGGAAGGCTCCTGA
- a CDS encoding ornithine cyclodeaminase family protein, whose amino-acid sequence MLILSRSEILSVFSMRDAIEADKRAFILHSQGKCRVPLRINFDAAEGRGQYLFMPAYAGGIERAGIKIVSVFPGNGARGIPVVPATVILLDGETGEVAALIEGTTLTQMRTAAIAGAATELLSRPESSVGALFGTGGQAPAQLEAILTVRNLKEVRVFDVASERVRAFVEANASLAGRFGTRLVAARSSDEAVDGADVITAVTTSARPVFDGGRVKPGAHINGIGAYTPAMEELPPEVLERAGRVYVDNREAVLAEAGDLMTPIREGRFGEEIIAGELGQLLLGEIDGRRNDEEITVMKTVGFATLDVVTAYEIVAKAEAAGVGSRISL is encoded by the coding sequence ATGCTGATTCTGTCCCGCAGCGAGATCCTGTCCGTCTTTTCCATGAGGGACGCCATCGAGGCCGACAAGAGAGCCTTCATTCTCCATTCTCAGGGGAAGTGCCGCGTTCCTCTGAGAATCAACTTCGACGCCGCCGAGGGGAGGGGGCAGTACCTTTTCATGCCCGCCTACGCCGGAGGGATCGAGAGGGCGGGGATCAAGATCGTCTCCGTCTTCCCCGGCAACGGGGCCAGGGGGATTCCCGTCGTTCCCGCCACGGTGATCCTCCTCGACGGCGAGACGGGGGAGGTCGCCGCCCTCATCGAGGGGACGACGCTGACGCAGATGCGGACGGCGGCCATCGCGGGGGCGGCGACGGAGCTTCTCTCCCGTCCCGAGAGCTCCGTCGGGGCCCTTTTCGGCACCGGCGGTCAGGCTCCGGCGCAGCTCGAGGCGATTCTGACGGTCCGGAATCTGAAGGAGGTCCGGGTCTTCGACGTCGCTTCGGAGCGGGTGCGGGCCTTCGTCGAGGCCAATGCCTCTCTGGCCGGGCGTTTCGGAACCCGCCTCGTCGCCGCCCGGTCCTCCGACGAGGCCGTCGACGGAGCCGACGTCATCACGGCCGTGACGACGTCGGCCAGGCCCGTCTTCGACGGCGGGCGGGTGAAACCCGGCGCTCACATCAACGGCATCGGCGCCTACACCCCGGCCATGGAGGAGCTTCCTCCCGAAGTTCTGGAGCGGGCCGGCCGGGTCTACGTCGACAACCGCGAGGCCGTCCTGGCCGAGGCGGGCGATCTCATGACGCCCATCAGGGAGGGGCGCTTCGGCGAGGAGATCATCGCCGGCGAACTGGGCCAGCTCCTTCTCGGCGAGATCGACGGGCGCCGGAACGACGAGGAGATCACCGTCATGAAGACGGTGGGCTTCGCGACGCTCGACGTCGTCACGGCCTACGAGATCGTCGCCAAGGCCGAGGCCGCAGGCGTCGGCAGCCGGATCTCCCTCTGA